From a region of the Constantimarinum furrinae genome:
- a CDS encoding TetR/AcrR family transcriptional regulator, translating into MLTKAEQTSKYIIEKVAPIFNQKGYAATSMADITAATGLTKGALYGNFKNKEAIAIASFNKTINDLLKQVAKHQEQSGSPLGKLLLITDFYRNYFEYSNALGGCPILNIGVDSTHQNTKLLEQVQYVIQKTQSHIVKLVEWGIEIGEIKTDVDARAFSKFLYSRIQGAIFMSQTMQDKSYLTDASDEIDKLIHSELKN; encoded by the coding sequence ATGCTTACCAAGGCAGAACAGACTTCGAAATATATTATTGAAAAAGTGGCTCCTATTTTTAATCAGAAGGGGTATGCTGCCACGTCTATGGCCGATATTACAGCTGCCACCGGACTCACCAAAGGAGCCCTCTACGGTAATTTTAAAAATAAGGAGGCCATCGCGATCGCTTCCTTTAATAAAACCATCAATGATCTGCTGAAGCAGGTGGCGAAACATCAGGAACAGAGTGGTTCGCCATTGGGAAAACTGCTGTTGATCACCGACTTCTATAGAAATTATTTTGAATACAGTAATGCGTTGGGAGGTTGTCCTATATTAAATATAGGAGTAGACTCCACCCACCAGAATACGAAACTTTTGGAGCAGGTTCAATATGTGATTCAAAAAACGCAGTCACATATCGTCAAGCTTGTGGAATGGGGCATTGAAATTGGAGAAATAAAGACGGACGTTGATGCCCGCGCTTTTTCCAAATTTTTATATTCCAGGATTCAGGGAGCTATTTTTATGAGTCAGACCATGCAGGATAAGTCATACCTAACAGATGCCTCCGATGAAATTGACAAGTTGATCCATTCAGAATTAAAGAATTAA
- a CDS encoding acyl-CoA thioesterase: MIATPKILESKTTIRFQHCDPFNHLNNSEYLNYMVNAREDQLIEHYDINIYKMAREEGKSWVVGSNQIAYLKPAWLMETVVIQSQLLHFDASSLDVELRMYNEDKSRLKAIMWSKYVHFNLLEQRREQHSDEYMKLFESVQDPVAESTFEERVLALKRS; the protein is encoded by the coding sequence ATGATAGCAACACCTAAGATACTTGAGAGTAAAACGACGATACGATTTCAGCATTGCGATCCCTTTAACCATTTAAATAATTCAGAATACCTCAATTATATGGTCAATGCACGTGAAGATCAGCTTATAGAACACTACGACATAAATATCTATAAGATGGCTCGTGAAGAAGGGAAAAGCTGGGTTGTTGGCAGCAACCAGATCGCTTATTTAAAACCGGCTTGGCTCATGGAAACCGTCGTGATACAGTCGCAACTGTTACATTTTGATGCTTCCAGCCTCGATGTAGAATTGCGTATGTACAATGAAGACAAATCCCGGTTAAAGGCGATCATGTGGAGTAAATATGTGCATTTTAATTTACTGGAACAACGAAGGGAACAACATTCAGATGAATATATGAAATTGTTCGAGTCTGTACAAGATCCGGTAGCTGAATCAACCTTTGAGGAGCGGGTATTGGCGCTGAAAAGATCATAG
- a CDS encoding T9SS type A sorting domain-containing protein: MKLNYSLKDKFLQHSLVLGLSLLLSGMAYSQGCTDPVITATSGPGTICEGETASLTATHNGQSVNWYDAASGGNLLGSGSPFVSAPLSATTSFWAEAVNGGTGTPVTGAARVAPTNTTNSAVVAVTSPWGLSFDANVDFTINTVDVFLASNSPGTVVMQLKDSGLNIIEQVSIAVPAGNSTTPVQHTLNLDFFVPAGLDYDLVAESSPNMVREFSSGHPGFPYPIGTIGTVVGGTINDNNTNSTVYYFFYNWTVTPGENCTSARMEEVVNVTVTPAPTGDSNQTFVAGETLADLDVTGTNLTWYSDAAGTNVIPDTTPLQDGTTYYVSSTDNSCESQLLAITVTETLGVPNESLRELRYYPSPVSTVLEISNAEPILKVEVYNILGQQVLYVNNDTSEVSLDMASLNAGAYFIKVATETGATSFKVLKE; the protein is encoded by the coding sequence ATGAAATTAAATTACTCATTGAAAGACAAGTTTTTACAACATTCACTGGTTCTAGGATTATCCCTTTTATTAAGTGGAATGGCCTATTCTCAAGGTTGTACTGATCCCGTGATCACAGCCACATCGGGTCCGGGAACCATCTGTGAAGGGGAAACTGCTTCACTCACTGCTACCCACAACGGACAAAGTGTAAATTGGTACGACGCTGCTTCAGGTGGAAATCTGTTAGGATCGGGTAGTCCATTTGTTAGTGCTCCACTTTCAGCGACAACATCATTTTGGGCCGAAGCAGTAAACGGCGGAACAGGAACGCCTGTTACCGGTGCAGCACGGGTGGCACCTACCAACACCACAAATTCGGCTGTCGTAGCCGTGACGAGCCCGTGGGGTTTGTCTTTTGACGCTAATGTCGATTTTACCATTAACACGGTAGATGTTTTTCTGGCGTCAAATTCACCGGGAACTGTTGTGATGCAGCTTAAGGACAGCGGATTAAATATAATCGAACAGGTATCAATTGCCGTACCTGCCGGTAATTCAACCACTCCGGTACAGCATACGCTCAACTTAGACTTTTTTGTGCCTGCAGGTCTGGATTACGATCTGGTAGCCGAAAGCAGTCCGAACATGGTTCGAGAATTTTCTTCAGGTCACCCTGGATTTCCTTATCCTATTGGCACTATTGGAACGGTAGTAGGGGGAACGATCAATGATAACAATACCAATTCAACCGTATACTATTTCTTCTATAACTGGACAGTGACCCCTGGAGAAAATTGTACTTCAGCAAGAATGGAAGAAGTAGTGAATGTAACGGTTACACCTGCTCCAACCGGGGATAGTAACCAGACGTTTGTGGCTGGAGAGACCCTGGCCGATCTTGATGTGACAGGTACAAACTTAACATGGTATTCAGATGCTGCCGGAACTAATGTGATACCCGACACCACTCCTTTGCAGGACGGAACTACGTATTATGTGAGTTCTACCGATAACAGTTGCGAAAGTCAGTTGCTCGCAATAACCGTAACTGAAACACTGGGTGTGCCGAATGAATCCTTAAGAGAGCTTCGTTATTATCCAAGTCCGGTATCTACTGTACTTGAGATTTCAAATGCAGAACCTATATTGAAAGTTGAAGTATATAATATTCTTGGTCAGCAAGTATTATATGTTAATAATGATACTTCAGAAGTTTCTTTAGATATGGCTTCACTGAATGCCGGAGCTTATTTTATAAAAGTTGCTACTGAAACCGGAGCAACATCGTTTAAAGTTCTGAAAGAATAA
- a CDS encoding redoxin domain-containing protein, whose amino-acid sequence MKFPKSLFFLLVFFIVSCDNPPQPIEDSRENDYALFDEQGAFHRLSSYNDNTGIVLWIQGNGCPIVRNLLLDFHTIEAEYSEKGFKFFMLNSNIQDNRASIKKEASEFNFKVPVLDDSAQLLADELDITITAEAIVLDPVSREILYRGPLNDRLDYEAQKSTASEHYLKKALDEILTGKSPQLKQKMTKGCRVTRLSSLEDNEDLTYTEDIAPILKQNCVRCHHDDGLAPWSMSDYQTIVGWSSMIKEVILSKRMPPWQADPHIGEFKNSVALSDSNARKLLQWIDNGLKPGTGDDLLANLEMDNKEWPKGIPDQILTLNTESIPATGIIGYRYQEIPLKLTKGTWLKGVVIKPGNTKVLHHVVLTNEARNKTSPITNRKQRPWQDNYIALSAGAELSTFYPDSTGVFLPKGTVLTAQIHYTPSGREETDQSTIGLYFHEDPPPKEFYALSPANMNFTIPPFGENIKITASDTINRDIYIHYVIPHMHYRGKDIRVSIVEPDGKNKVLVSVPDYNFNWQWLYKLKVPTFVPKGSIILVEGIYDNTYQNPLNPDPTQEVNWGLQSTDEMLIGFFNFTLAN is encoded by the coding sequence TTGAAATTTCCCAAATCACTCTTTTTTTTATTAGTATTTTTTATAGTTTCCTGTGATAACCCACCTCAACCTATTGAAGATAGCAGAGAAAACGATTATGCCCTATTTGATGAGCAAGGGGCATTTCACCGACTCTCTTCATACAATGACAATACAGGCATAGTCCTTTGGATACAGGGTAACGGTTGCCCCATTGTGAGAAACCTGCTTTTAGACTTTCATACTATCGAAGCAGAATATTCAGAAAAAGGCTTTAAATTTTTCATGTTAAACAGCAATATCCAGGACAACAGGGCGTCCATTAAAAAAGAAGCTTCTGAATTCAATTTTAAGGTACCGGTACTTGATGATTCGGCACAACTTCTCGCTGATGAATTGGATATAACCATTACTGCGGAAGCCATCGTACTGGATCCCGTGAGTCGAGAAATTCTGTATCGGGGACCATTGAATGACCGACTTGATTATGAAGCCCAAAAAAGCACGGCTTCCGAGCATTATTTAAAAAAGGCGTTAGATGAGATCCTTACAGGAAAATCCCCGCAGTTAAAACAAAAAATGACCAAGGGATGCAGAGTAACCCGCCTGAGTTCACTCGAGGATAATGAAGATCTCACTTATACCGAAGACATTGCTCCTATTCTAAAACAAAATTGTGTACGATGCCATCACGACGATGGTCTGGCACCTTGGTCTATGAGCGATTATCAAACCATAGTGGGTTGGTCTTCTATGATAAAGGAAGTTATTTTAAGCAAACGCATGCCTCCCTGGCAAGCAGATCCGCATATTGGTGAGTTTAAGAATTCAGTCGCACTATCAGACAGTAATGCTCGAAAACTACTTCAGTGGATCGATAACGGGCTTAAACCCGGAACAGGTGACGACCTTCTTGCCAACCTTGAAATGGACAATAAGGAATGGCCAAAGGGAATACCCGATCAGATCCTCACTCTAAATACCGAAAGCATTCCGGCTACAGGAATCATAGGTTACCGATATCAGGAAATTCCGCTAAAGCTTACAAAGGGCACTTGGTTAAAAGGGGTTGTAATAAAACCCGGAAATACCAAAGTCCTGCATCATGTAGTATTAACTAATGAAGCTCGAAATAAAACGAGTCCGATCACCAACAGAAAGCAACGACCGTGGCAGGATAATTATATCGCACTAAGCGCCGGAGCGGAACTAAGTACTTTTTACCCCGACAGTACGGGGGTCTTCTTACCCAAGGGAACGGTATTAACTGCACAAATTCATTATACCCCTTCGGGACGAGAAGAAACCGATCAATCCACCATTGGATTGTATTTTCATGAAGATCCGCCACCCAAAGAGTTCTACGCCTTGTCCCCGGCAAATATGAACTTTACTATTCCGCCATTTGGAGAAAATATTAAAATTACCGCAAGTGATACCATAAACAGGGATATTTATATTCATTATGTGATACCCCATATGCATTACCGTGGGAAGGATATTAGAGTTTCAATTGTTGAACCCGATGGAAAAAACAAAGTATTGGTTTCTGTACCCGATTACAATTTTAACTGGCAGTGGCTTTATAAATTGAAAGTGCCGACATTCGTTCCAAAAGGATCCATTATTTTGGTAGAAGGTATTTATGACAACACCTACCAAAATCCGCTAAATCCCGACCCAACCCAAGAAGTAAACTGGGGATTGCAAAGTACCGATGAAATGCTTATTGGCTTCTTTAATTTCACACTAGCTAATTGA
- a CDS encoding SixA phosphatase family protein has translation MKNLFFIFITVLLISCNNSEKDKTENNSSTDIEHTESTTYYLIRHAEKDRSDTSNSDPELTPEGHERAKRWAKYFSDKELDLIYTTPFVRTMQTVLYTASEQNIEPKRYDPTSLYSEEFKKNTVGKNVLIVGHSNTTPAFVNAIIGDNRYPEMDDYNNSSLFIVRIKGDATSVQEVTIE, from the coding sequence GTGAAAAATCTATTTTTTATTTTTATCACCGTCCTTCTTATTTCTTGTAATAATTCTGAAAAAGATAAAACGGAAAATAATAGTTCAACGGACATTGAACATACAGAATCCACGACCTATTATCTCATCAGACATGCAGAAAAGGATCGAAGTGATACCAGCAACAGTGATCCCGAACTAACACCCGAAGGACATGAGCGCGCTAAGAGATGGGCAAAATATTTTAGCGATAAGGAATTGGATTTGATCTACACTACGCCCTTTGTTAGAACGATGCAAACCGTGTTATATACTGCTTCAGAACAAAATATCGAACCAAAACGATACGACCCCACCTCACTGTATTCCGAAGAATTCAAAAAAAATACCGTAGGAAAAAATGTGCTCATCGTGGGACATAGTAATACCACGCCGGCCTTTGTTAATGCCATTATTGGAGATAACAGGTATCCCGAAATGGACGATTACAACAACAGCAGTCTCTTTATTGTTAGGATAAAAGGTGATGCAACCAGTGTGCAGGAGGTTACTATTGAATAA
- a CDS encoding DUF6503 family protein, with translation MKNITLLCIVLLLWACGETKQELSAEDIVDKAIEKACNGNCDFALIEFSFRDRTYVSERKGGMYRFERHTSDSIGLIKDVITNSGFERRLHGEIIELPDSISEKYANSVNSVHYFVQIPYVLNAPAAKKELLAEGMVNNQPYYKVKVYFTEEGGGKDFDDVFMYWIHKQNFTVDYFAYKYSVEGGGIRFREAYNARIIEGIRFVDYNNYKPESKDVSLEKLDSLFEKGALKLLSTIETEDITVTLGNNK, from the coding sequence ATGAAAAATATAACCCTGCTTTGTATTGTTTTATTGTTATGGGCCTGTGGGGAGACTAAACAAGAATTGAGTGCTGAGGATATTGTGGACAAGGCAATAGAAAAAGCCTGTAATGGAAACTGCGACTTTGCCTTGATCGAATTTAGTTTCAGAGACAGAACATATGTCAGTGAGAGGAAAGGGGGGATGTACAGGTTTGAACGACATACTTCAGATTCGATCGGACTCATAAAAGATGTAATAACCAATTCCGGTTTTGAGAGACGTTTACATGGGGAAATTATTGAACTTCCCGATTCTATTTCAGAAAAGTATGCCAACAGCGTGAATTCGGTTCATTATTTTGTTCAAATCCCTTATGTCTTAAATGCTCCTGCTGCTAAAAAGGAACTACTGGCTGAGGGAATGGTAAACAACCAACCCTATTATAAGGTTAAGGTTTATTTTACTGAAGAGGGTGGCGGTAAGGATTTTGATGATGTTTTTATGTATTGGATCCATAAACAGAATTTTACCGTAGATTATTTCGCTTACAAATATTCAGTAGAGGGCGGAGGAATTCGGTTTCGGGAAGCGTATAACGCAAGAATTATTGAGGGAATCAGATTTGTGGATTACAACAATTATAAACCTGAATCTAAAGACGTCTCTCTCGAAAAACTGGACAGTTTGTTTGAAAAGGGGGCCCTGAAACTACTTTCTACCATTGAAACGGAAGATATTACCGTAACATTAGGCAATAATAAGTAG
- a CDS encoding peptidoglycan DD-metalloendopeptidase family protein: MKNHILVILLFIASHSVAQTESYQIALEDFKTHFNNSDAQAIFDMMNGTMQEQLGFDNVQNIVTSFRRNLGEISDFKFLSSEGITEIYETTFENGKQNISFSLNDKNLLNGLRFYPAQEEDVVAKMERNQSRLSLPFKGEWFTVWGGDTKAQNYHVVSKTQKNAFDFLVLGPNRKTFERSGTRNEDYFAFGKPIYAVCDAEVFRVITGVEDNKPGEMNPAQMLGNSVILKTEYDEYIVYAHFEKETIKVKEGQSVKRGQYLGNCGNSGNSTEAHLHLHIQDGPNFMGAVGVKCYFDEILVNGEKEKDYSPVRLDKIAPIEE; encoded by the coding sequence ATGAAAAACCATATCTTAGTAATACTACTGTTTATCGCTTCACATAGTGTTGCGCAAACGGAATCGTATCAAATTGCTCTTGAAGATTTTAAGACTCACTTCAACAACAGTGATGCGCAGGCCATATTCGACATGATGAACGGGACCATGCAGGAACAATTAGGATTCGACAACGTACAGAACATTGTTACTTCCTTCCGACGTAATTTAGGAGAAATATCAGATTTTAAATTCCTCAGTTCCGAAGGTATTACAGAGATCTACGAAACCACCTTCGAAAATGGAAAGCAGAACATTTCGTTTTCTTTGAATGATAAGAATTTACTCAACGGACTTCGTTTCTATCCGGCACAAGAAGAAGATGTTGTTGCAAAAATGGAACGCAATCAATCGAGGCTAAGTCTACCGTTTAAGGGAGAATGGTTTACGGTATGGGGTGGAGACACCAAAGCGCAGAATTATCACGTTGTTTCAAAAACACAAAAAAACGCCTTCGATTTTCTGGTTTTGGGTCCGAATAGAAAAACCTTCGAACGCAGTGGAACCCGAAACGAAGATTATTTTGCCTTCGGAAAGCCTATCTATGCGGTTTGTGATGCTGAAGTATTTAGGGTGATCACAGGCGTGGAAGACAATAAACCGGGCGAAATGAATCCGGCGCAAATGTTGGGGAATAGCGTGATTCTCAAAACCGAATATGACGAATACATTGTATATGCTCACTTCGAAAAAGAAACGATAAAAGTGAAAGAAGGACAATCCGTAAAGCGCGGACAATACCTCGGAAACTGTGGAAATTCGGGGAATTCTACCGAAGCACATCTCCATTTACATATTCAGGATGGTCCTAATTTTATGGGTGCCGTTGGTGTAAAGTGTTATTTTGATGAAATTTTGGTAAATGGTGAGAAAGAAAAAGATTATTCTCCCGTACGATTAGACAAAATAGCCCCTATAGAAGAGTAA
- the smpB gene encoding SsrA-binding protein SmpB produces MALQKNVRIKNRKARFEYEILDKYTAGIVLAGTEIKAIREGKASIAESFCEFNNSELFVINMTIQEYSHANAFSHNPKSERKLLLNRNELKKLEKEVRNSGLTIVPLLLFTNDRGLAKLEIALARGKKEYDKRDSIKDRDSKRNLSRIKKAFNN; encoded by the coding sequence ATGGCACTTCAGAAAAACGTACGCATAAAAAACCGAAAAGCTAGATTTGAATACGAGATCCTCGACAAATATACGGCTGGGATAGTGCTGGCCGGTACCGAAATAAAAGCCATACGAGAAGGAAAAGCTTCTATAGCCGAAAGCTTCTGTGAATTTAACAACAGTGAGTTATTTGTGATCAATATGACCATTCAGGAATATTCTCACGCCAATGCTTTTTCTCACAATCCTAAGAGTGAACGCAAATTACTGTTGAACCGAAATGAATTGAAAAAGCTGGAAAAAGAGGTGCGCAACAGCGGACTTACCATTGTTCCTCTACTCCTTTTTACCAATGATCGCGGACTCGCAAAACTTGAGATCGCCTTGGCAAGGGGTAAGAAAGAATACGACAAGCGCGACAGTATTAAGGATCGTGATAGCAAACGGAACCTCAGCCGGATCAAGAAGGCTTTTAACAATTAA
- a CDS encoding DUF5686 and carboxypeptidase regulatory-like domain-containing protein — MIRFLFLGIFLISATSHSQIAGKVTDEKGEYLPYVNIYLEDSTTGTTSNDDGNYELNVSKKGNYTVIFQFLGYTTVRKNISISSFPHILNVSLKEESVSLDEVVINTSEDPSYRIIRNTIAKQKENLDRISAFTADFYSRGLWRVDSIPEKVLGQEVGDFDGQLDSTRTGFIYLSETISKIAYKKPDDFKETIIASKVSGNDNGFSFNSAQDANFSFYENSIDLNAAVVSPIATNAFGYYTYKLDGIFYEGSKLINKILVTPKRPKDRVWQGVIYIVEDDWQLYGVDLTTNGQAIQVPFIKELIFKQNFKFDTDNETWIKRSQTIDFSFGFFGFNGDGRFIAVYSNYNFDPQFEKRTFSNEVLKFEAEANKKDSLFWRGTRPVPLTDEELNDYIKKDSIQQLRKSKTYLDSIDAKNNRFGLLDPITGYSFENSYNKWRLNYDGPFPKINFNTVQGWNAGAELSFFKSYDENRTQWLSVFTRATYGISDDRLRFSGGITKNFNRTNRLRLGAYAGNEVVQFNAAEPISPLVNTVSSLFFERNYMKVYELNYARLAYNQELFNGLRIGTSFGYEERKPLFNTTNYVTLPNDEVDYTSNNPLMPSDFTNAVILEHTIIKSNITANITFGQKYMTYPDGKYNLGSEKFPALTLTLENGFGASVENYNYSQLKASLYQSINTGNTGQFIYRLKGGTFLSGDNISFVDYQHFNGNQTRVGTTFNYSNVFNLMPYYDFSTNRSYFEGHLEHDFRGWILGKIPGINQFNFNLVAGAHFLSTENNKPYTEISLGIDNLGIGKYRLLRVDYVRSYYSGVSDGAFIFGLKFLNILE; from the coding sequence ATGATTCGATTTTTATTCTTAGGCATTTTTCTTATTAGTGCTACTTCCCATTCACAAATCGCCGGAAAGGTAACCGACGAGAAAGGAGAGTACCTTCCTTACGTAAATATATATCTGGAGGATTCCACTACAGGAACAACCTCAAATGACGATGGGAATTACGAACTGAATGTATCCAAAAAAGGAAACTATACTGTGATATTTCAGTTTTTGGGCTATACTACGGTTCGCAAAAATATAAGTATTTCTTCCTTTCCACATATTCTCAATGTTTCCTTGAAAGAAGAATCGGTGAGTCTGGATGAAGTTGTGATCAATACCTCTGAAGATCCCTCCTACCGCATTATTCGTAACACCATAGCAAAACAGAAAGAAAATCTCGACCGGATCTCGGCATTTACTGCCGATTTCTACTCCAGAGGGTTATGGCGTGTCGATAGTATTCCTGAAAAAGTCCTAGGTCAGGAGGTGGGTGATTTCGACGGGCAATTAGATTCTACCCGAACCGGGTTCATTTATTTATCTGAAACGATCTCAAAGATCGCATATAAAAAACCGGATGATTTTAAAGAAACCATCATTGCGAGTAAGGTAAGCGGAAATGATAACGGGTTTAGCTTTAACAGCGCTCAGGATGCCAATTTTTCGTTTTACGAGAATTCTATCGACCTCAATGCTGCTGTTGTTTCTCCAATCGCTACAAATGCCTTTGGTTATTATACATACAAATTGGATGGGATCTTTTACGAAGGCAGTAAATTGATCAATAAGATATTAGTTACGCCAAAACGACCAAAGGACAGAGTGTGGCAGGGTGTGATTTACATCGTGGAAGACGACTGGCAATTGTACGGAGTAGACCTTACCACTAATGGTCAGGCCATTCAGGTGCCGTTTATTAAAGAACTGATCTTTAAACAGAATTTTAAATTCGATACCGATAATGAAACTTGGATAAAACGCTCACAAACCATAGATTTTAGCTTTGGTTTCTTCGGATTTAATGGAGACGGAAGGTTCATTGCAGTCTATAGTAATTACAATTTCGACCCGCAATTTGAAAAGAGAACCTTTTCTAATGAAGTTTTAAAGTTTGAAGCTGAAGCCAATAAAAAGGATTCCTTGTTCTGGAGAGGTACACGTCCAGTTCCACTTACTGATGAAGAGTTAAACGACTACATTAAAAAAGACAGCATTCAGCAACTGCGTAAGTCGAAAACTTATCTCGACTCTATCGATGCAAAGAACAATCGATTTGGCCTATTGGACCCTATTACAGGTTACAGTTTCGAGAATAGTTATAACAAATGGAGACTGAACTATGACGGACCTTTTCCAAAGATCAATTTTAATACCGTACAAGGCTGGAATGCCGGTGCAGAGCTTTCGTTTTTCAAAAGTTATGACGAAAACCGAACTCAATGGCTTTCGGTATTTACAAGAGCTACCTACGGAATTTCGGATGACCGATTGCGTTTTAGCGGCGGAATAACGAAAAATTTTAATAGAACCAACCGTTTAAGACTTGGGGCTTACGCCGGAAATGAAGTGGTACAGTTTAATGCAGCCGAACCTATTTCTCCTCTGGTAAATACGGTATCTTCATTGTTCTTTGAACGAAATTATATGAAGGTCTATGAACTCAATTATGCGAGACTCGCATACAATCAGGAGCTGTTTAACGGCCTTAGGATTGGTACAAGTTTCGGGTATGAAGAACGGAAACCGTTATTTAATACCACTAACTATGTGACCCTGCCCAATGATGAAGTGGATTATACGTCAAACAATCCGTTAATGCCTTCAGATTTTACCAATGCAGTGATCTTAGAACACACTATTATAAAATCGAATATAACCGCAAATATCACCTTCGGACAGAAATATATGACCTATCCGGATGGTAAATATAATCTTGGAAGCGAGAAGTTTCCTGCACTTACCTTGACATTAGAAAATGGGTTCGGTGCTTCCGTAGAAAACTACAACTACAGCCAACTAAAGGCTTCGCTGTATCAAAGTATAAATACGGGAAATACGGGTCAATTTATTTACCGTCTTAAGGGAGGTACCTTTTTGAGCGGAGATAATATTTCCTTTGTGGATTATCAGCATTTTAACGGAAATCAGACTCGTGTTGGAACTACGTTCAACTACTCTAACGTATTCAACTTAATGCCTTATTACGATTTCAGTACAAACAGAAGTTATTTTGAAGGACATTTAGAACACGATTTCAGAGGGTGGATCCTGGGGAAGATACCGGGTATCAATCAGTTTAATTTTAATCTTGTTGCAGGAGCTCATTTTTTAAGTACCGAAAATAATAAACCCTATACCGAAATTTCTCTGGGAATAGACAATCTGGGTATAGGTAAATACCGTTTATTACGTGTAGATTATGTGCGCTCCTATTACAGTGGTGTAAGTGACGGTGCTTTTATCTTCGGACTTAAGTTCTTAAACATCCTTGAATAA